Below is a genomic region from Prevotella melaninogenica.
CAGGATGTTCTTCTGCAAAATGCTTAAGATTCTGATAGTGGGTTGTAATCACAGCCCAAGCATGCTTCTTCCAGAACTGACGTAAAACAGACTCGGCAATTGCTCCACCAATCTGTGGTTCAGTACCTGTTCCGAACTCATCAATGAGGATAAGCGTACGCTCTGAAGCACGACGCATCATCACCTTCATATTCATCAAGTGAGAAGAATAGGTACTGAGATCGTTCTCAATACTCTGCTCATCACCGATATCTATCATAATATCCGTAAAGATACCTGTGGTTGAACGGTCACCAACAGGGATTGAAAGACCGCACTGAAGCAGATACTGAAGTAAACCCACAGTCTTCAAACAAACCGATTTACCACCAGCATTCGGACCAGAGATAATCAGAAGATGCTTATCTTTTGTGAGTTGAATATCGAGAGGAACAACACTTGAAGGGACATTACGTGTATCGTTCTCTTCTTCTAATATCGTGTCGTAATCCTGTGTATTATCAACTTCATTAGAAACTTTATCTATTTCGGTATTATTAACAGATAATGAATTACTTAACTTATTATTATGCTTTCTTTCTAATGATAGTTGAAGTAGGGGATGAATAGCTCTAATCCAATCAATGTGAGGCTCCTCAGCCACCTGTGGTTCAAAGCTCTTAAAGAGTCGGGCCAGCTCAGCTTTTGCACGAATAAAGTCTACTGCCGCCATAAGATTGTATGAATCGAGAATCTCACGTACGTTAGGACGTACCTTCTTAGCAAAGTCCGTGAGAATTCGAATCATCTCTCTACGCTCCTCATTCTCAAGTTCACGAACCTTATTATTAGCCTCTACAACCTCAGTAGGTTCAATATATACCGTTCTACCCGTAGCACTCTCATCGTGTACAATACCCGAAATCTTACGTTTCAAGCCTGGTGCAACAGGAATAACCAATCGACCATCACGCAGCGTAGGTGTGACATCCTTCTCAACAAGTCCTTCGCCCTGTGCAGCACGTAAGATACCATATAACGTACGAGAGATACTTCCTTCAATGCGAGCTAACTCACGACGTATCTTAAGAAGTTCTGGAGAGGCATTATCACGCATCTTACCGAATTTATCGATAATCTGTGAGATACGCTGAACAAGCAGTGGGAAAGTTGCGACACCATCCGCAAGATTATAGAGAGCAGGGTAGTAATGACGTATTTCGCCCTGCTCCGTCTCCTCTCCACGGCTCAGAAAGTTCACAATAGCAATAATTGTCTCTAACGAACGCTTCAAATCAAAGAGTTCTTCCACCTCCATGTGGGTTCCTTCCAAGCGGATTCGTGCCACACTTTCGCGTACATCAAAGAAATTATCTAAAGGAAAGTCGTCTTGTCCCTCTTGTATTCTGCGAAACTCTCTAATCTCTTCCATCCAGGTATTCACCTGTGCGGCATCGGTTGAGAAGCTCATTGCATCAACTCGTTCCTTACCTAAAGGAGACAAACAGCGTGCACGCAGAAGTGAGCGCACCTCTGTGAAACCAATCTTTTGCTCAAAGTTCTTGGGATATATCATTCTTTTATATTGTCAATGTGTTATTTGTAGGCTTTAATATCAGTATCGTTTCCACTGATAAATTACTAAATCAACAATCCTTTTTTGCTAAAATATGAAACAGCCTATTGAACTGCAAATTTACAAAATGTTTCTGTAATTTGGGTAGTATAAATGCAGAACCTTTGACGTTAAGTTGATTATTAAACCATGACAAACGATTATTTCTATTAATCCTATTATTTTCTGAATCACTGTTTTTAGTGTTTTCTGATAAAACTTTGCTCATATAACTTAGTTGTAAGTAGCTTATTTACCTTATAACAACGCCAATAAGAGTTCTGATTTCCCATTTCCTACTAACAGATTATAGCTTATCACATAGAGTATGAATGCTCCGCACATGTGGTGTTGATACTCCATACATATGGTGCTGACGCCCCGCACCATTGGTGCTAATGGTTAACACCATTACACTTTACGCTAAAAACATAAGTAATTTATAGTTTGAAAAACATTATAACACCCTAAACAGACAAAGAATACAAGTTTTTCAATGTTAATGTATGGTTTTTCTATTTTTGAACCTATTATTTAATATTTTTGTGTAAGTTTGCATATAATTCTTAGGAAGACTATCTTTATTGCTGAAAGTCTATTACATAAACTCACTCACTGAGGTCTATCTATATGAGAAAACTACTATTCATAATACTTCTAACATGCTTTCAAACATCATTGTATGCTCAGACTAACAATGTGTTACTGAGTCGTATCCTACGGCAGGTACAGCTATTCCCGCAAGAGAAGACCTACGTATTTACCAATGCAGATAGTTATCAAGCAGGACAACGTATTAACTTGCGTGTCTTCTTAGTGAATGCAGTAGTTCATCAGGCGGATAGTGTGAGCCGTTATGTATACGTAGAACTTCTTAATCCAGAACGTCTCGTTGTGAAACGAGTACGTCTAATACGAAGCGATCAAGGTTTTGTTGGTCATATTGACATTCCTGAAGGAGTGGTGAAAGGACGTTATTTATTACGTAGTTATACGAAGAATATGTTGAACCTCAGTCGATATGAAAGCCTTAAAAGTATCTTTATTGGTGGACATGGAAAGCTATTACCGTTTAAGTATGGGGACACTATAAACATCATTAATAGCAATTCGAAAATAAATCTATCTATCAATAAATTAAACAAGAATATTAAAGTAAGTATTAACAATCCATCAGATAGCTTAAATAGTAGCTATAGACTATTTGTTCACTGTCGTTCAATCCCTCTTTTCTTTGGAAAAATAAGCCAAGGAAGAGATATTATTCTGAGTTATGATAGTCTTTCTCAAGGCGGTATTTATTCTTTCCAGCTCTTGGATTCTAACTTAAAAACGGTTGTAGAGAAACTGAATTTCTTATATCCAGAGAAAGAACAGTGTCCGATTTCTGTAATATGGATGGCGGCAGAGAAATCAAATGATGGGCAAATACCTTTTATTATTAAGGCTGATAGCTTACGAGAAGGAGAAACAATGGACGTTTCTCTACGTGTAGAATATGCCGGAACTGACGATTTAGCAGAACAATCAAACATTCTTTCTCATTTATTATACGATATGGATGTGGCAGATTGTCCAGAAGAACCAGCATCTGTTCTTTCTAATAATGAATCAGAACGATTGCTTGACAGCTGTAGTTGGAATCGGTATCGAATGGCAGATGTAATCAGAGGGGAATGTAAGAAGGGAAAGATTGGTATCGAAAAGTCTGCTGTAATACGTGGACGAGTTGAAACATTGGTAGGGCATAAAGCTATAAAAGAAGGTATTGTAAATCTTATTTCACCCGATAAAGGCTTTTATGCTGTTACTAAAACCGATGCACAAGGTCGTTTTTCATTTGAAGGAATAGATTTTCCTGAAGGTACACAGTATGTTCTTAATGCCTTTACAAAAGCTGGAAAATCGTGGGTAAAACTGCTATTAGATGAAGAGGAGTTCCCTGCTTATAAAGGTCAACTTCCGCCGTTTGAATGGACGAGTAATGATACAACACGCGTAGATGCAACATTAGAATTGCCGAAAGGGGGTATACAGATGGAAGAAGTGAATATCTTCAGTCATCAACCTACCTATTCTTCTCGTTCTGATGCTTATGCACGAACTGCTGACTTCTCCTTTGGTCTACGTGATATAGAGAGTATTGGTGCAACTTGTTTGCATGAATTATTGCGTAGAGTACCGAGTGTTACGGTTGAATTGGGGAAATGCTATGTACGTGGAGGTACAGCTGTAGATGGAAAAAGACCAGCCGCTATTGCCATAGATGGGATATTTGTCAATGATGATTACGATTTAGACAACATCCAGATGTCCGATGTTGAGAGAGTAGATGTCTTTAAGGGCGGCTCAACAGTTATCTGGGGAGCGATTGGTGGTATGGGTGTTATCTCTATAACAACGAAGAAAGGGGATTTCAAAGCGGCTTCTGTACCACTGACAAATACGAAGACTTTTACTACATTAGGCTATCAAATTCCACAAAGTTACACTCCTAACGCACATACTCCAGTGTGGTTACCTTCATTACGCGGTAGTTCTTTCCGTCTACTTTTACCTGCAGAATATAGTTCAAACTATCGTATTATAATTGAAGGTGTGACAAGTGAAGGGAGAATTATCCACTATGTGGGAGAGTTAGGGAAGTAGGATAGGGTGGTTACATTGGTGTTCTACACTCTATTAAGAGCTATTCAAGGAAAATAATTAGAGGAGTTAAATAATTACTTTTACTTTTATCATTCGCTTTTCAATACAAATAATAGGTAATTATTTAACTCCTCTAACTGCTTATAACGCTTAATAAGTATAAAAGCGCTTTAATCATCAAGCAATGTTGACGAACGAACACGGCTTAATGTTTCTGGTGTCATCTGCAGATAGCTGGCAATATAAACCAGCGGTGCACGCAAGATAACCTGTGGACTTAGCTTACACATTCTCTTATAACGAGCTTGTGCAGTTTCAAAACGTACAAGGTCAGCATGTACCTGTGAGGTGATAAGACTCTCTTCTAATATCTTACGATAGAGAATCTGAATATTAACATTATGAAGAGCTACCTGCTCTAACTTCTGTTTTGGTAGTGCATAAACCCATGTTGGCTCTATAGCCTCAACCTGTAGTTTGGTTGGCTCCTCACGGAAAAGACTTTCAATACACATAAAGATACTTCTATCCTCTCCTAAGTGTTCAGTAATCTGCTTACCGTTCTTAAAATAGAATTGACGAATTAGGCCTCTTTCTATATAATAAACGTGCTTGCAGATTTCACCTTCACTGAGAATCATCTGTCCTTTTGCGAATTTCATTGGTACGAGGATACTTTCAAGTACATCCAACTCATCATGGGTCATCGTACTATATTTACGTGCCAATTCACGTGCTATATCTCTTGAATCGTTCACCAAATCTTTCATTTTCCTTTCCTTTCTTAACTCTTTGATATTAATCTAACTTCAATACTGCAAGGAATGCTTTCTGTGGAACCTGTACGTTTCCAATCTGTTTCATACGCTTCTTACCCTTCTTCTGTTTCTCAAGAAGTTTACGCTTACGGCTGATGTCACCACCATAACACTTGGCTGTAACGTCCTTACGTACCTGCTTAACGGTCTCTCGGGCAACAATCTTTGCTCCGATAGCAGCCTGAATAGCGATATCAAACTGCTGACGTGGGATTAAGTCTTTTAGCTTCTCACATATTCTTCGACCAAAAACAACAGCATTACTCTCATGTGTCAGTGCTGATAGGGCATCAACAGGCTCTCCATTCAAAAGAATATCAAGCTTAGCTAACTTAGAAGGACGATAAGAATCGATATGATAATCAAATGAAGCGTAGCCCTTTGAAATACTCTTCAGTTTGTCATAGAAGTCTATCACAATCTCACCCAATGGAATCATGAAGAGGAGTTCTAAACGATTTCCACTCACATAGTTCTGGCTAATGAGTTCACCTCGCTTATCAAGACAAAGCGTCATGATAGGACCAATAAACTCGCTGGAGGTAATAATAGAGGCTTTAATATAAGGCTCTTCAATATGATCAATCATTGTCTGATCAGGTAGACCAGATGGATTATGAACCTCCTTTTCATTTCCTTGCTTGTCATACACCATGTAACTTACGTTAGGCACAGTGG
It encodes:
- a CDS encoding TonB-dependent receptor plug domain-containing protein; translated protein: MRKLLFIILLTCFQTSLYAQTNNVLLSRILRQVQLFPQEKTYVFTNADSYQAGQRINLRVFLVNAVVHQADSVSRYVYVELLNPERLVVKRVRLIRSDQGFVGHIDIPEGVVKGRYLLRSYTKNMLNLSRYESLKSIFIGGHGKLLPFKYGDTINIINSNSKINLSINKLNKNIKVSINNPSDSLNSSYRLFVHCRSIPLFFGKISQGRDIILSYDSLSQGGIYSFQLLDSNLKTVVEKLNFLYPEKEQCPISVIWMAAEKSNDGQIPFIIKADSLREGETMDVSLRVEYAGTDDLAEQSNILSHLLYDMDVADCPEEPASVLSNNESERLLDSCSWNRYRMADVIRGECKKGKIGIEKSAVIRGRVETLVGHKAIKEGIVNLISPDKGFYAVTKTDAQGRFSFEGIDFPEGTQYVLNAFTKAGKSWVKLLLDEEEFPAYKGQLPPFEWTSNDTTRVDATLELPKGGIQMEEVNIFSHQPTYSSRSDAYARTADFSFGLRDIESIGATCLHELLRRVPSVTVELGKCYVRGGTAVDGKRPAAIAIDGIFVNDDYDLDNIQMSDVERVDVFKGGSTVIWGAIGGMGVISITTKKGDFKAASVPLTNTKTFTTLGYQIPQSYTPNAHTPVWLPSLRGSSFRLLLPAEYSSNYRIIIEGVTSEGRIIHYVGELGK
- a CDS encoding Crp/Fnr family transcriptional regulator; amino-acid sequence: MKDLVNDSRDIARELARKYSTMTHDELDVLESILVPMKFAKGQMILSEGEICKHVYYIERGLIRQFYFKNGKQITEHLGEDRSIFMCIESLFREEPTKLQVEAIEPTWVYALPKQKLEQVALHNVNIQILYRKILEESLITSQVHADLVRFETAQARYKRMCKLSPQVILRAPLVYIASYLQMTPETLSRVRSSTLLDD
- a CDS encoding endonuclease MutS2 produces the protein MIYPKNFEQKIGFTEVRSLLRARCLSPLGKERVDAMSFSTDAAQVNTWMEEIREFRRIQEGQDDFPLDNFFDVRESVARIRLEGTHMEVEELFDLKRSLETIIAIVNFLSRGEETEQGEIRHYYPALYNLADGVATFPLLVQRISQIIDKFGKMRDNASPELLKIRRELARIEGSISRTLYGILRAAQGEGLVEKDVTPTLRDGRLVIPVAPGLKRKISGIVHDESATGRTVYIEPTEVVEANNKVRELENEERREMIRILTDFAKKVRPNVREILDSYNLMAAVDFIRAKAELARLFKSFEPQVAEEPHIDWIRAIHPLLQLSLERKHNNKLSNSLSVNNTEIDKVSNEVDNTQDYDTILEEENDTRNVPSSVVPLDIQLTKDKHLLIISGPNAGGKSVCLKTVGLLQYLLQCGLSIPVGDRSTTGIFTDIMIDIGDEQSIENDLSTYSSHLMNMKVMMRRASERTLILIDEFGTGTEPQIGGAIAESVLRQFWKKHAWAVITTHYQNLKHFAEEHPGTVNGAMLYDRHEMRPLFQLAIGRPGSSFAIEIARKTGIPEEVIRDASEIVGSDYIQSDKYLQDIVRDKRYWENKRQTIHSHEKELEKRISQYEKDIAALEQSRKEILNRAKAQAEEIIRESNRRIENAIREIREKQAKKEETKRIRQELAAYEAGLTDAGKTDKSDTSNKKKLKSSGLLSDDDFQKKVDKIKNRKERHEQHLKEKASKQQAAAEALKNAVRKQQGGGIVMAGDSVRIKGLTSVGKVESIEGKQATVIFGGMRTKMAISRLEHVDAATIQSEQKQFQAYNYSRETRETIDKHRNQFRQELDVRGMRADEALNQVQYFIDDAILVGASQVRILHGKGNGILRQLIRQYLGSVPNVTNYRDEHVQFGGAGITVVEL